A section of the Mesorhizobium loti genome encodes:
- a CDS encoding Gfo/Idh/MocA family protein → MTEGGFYPASLIQSWPKPSKPRPIVTFGAGSIVGDAHFPAYRKAGFPVAGLYDPDQTKARTLAEKWGVTAFRSVEEAATVKDAIFDLATPPGRHAEILKALPDGAVALIQKPMGNYLGEATEILEICRAKNLKAAVNFQLRFAPMMLALKDAIAKGWLGEVVDFDAWLALATPWQLWEFLLKAPRVEIAMHSIHYLDLVRQLLGDPKGVHAKTLGHPNHKVAQTRTSAILDYGDTVRCALSINHDHKFGRRHQACEFRICGTEGAAYLKLGLNLDYPTGEPDILEIHPKGGTDWVTVPLAGEWFPDAFVGRMANVQRFAAGEDHELVSSVEDAWNTMALVEAAYKSSAAPATPIAERP, encoded by the coding sequence ATGACTGAGGGCGGTTTCTACCCTGCCTCGCTCATCCAGTCCTGGCCCAAACCCTCGAAGCCCCGGCCGATCGTCACTTTCGGCGCAGGTTCGATCGTCGGAGATGCGCATTTCCCGGCCTACAGAAAAGCAGGTTTTCCGGTTGCCGGACTTTATGATCCGGATCAGACAAAGGCGCGGACCCTGGCCGAGAAATGGGGGGTCACCGCATTCCGCTCGGTGGAAGAAGCGGCCACCGTCAAGGATGCGATCTTCGATCTGGCAACGCCGCCGGGACGGCACGCCGAGATCCTGAAAGCTCTCCCGGACGGCGCGGTCGCGTTGATCCAGAAGCCGATGGGCAATTATCTCGGCGAGGCTACCGAAATCCTCGAAATCTGCCGCGCCAAGAACCTCAAGGCGGCCGTGAACTTCCAGCTGCGCTTCGCGCCGATGATGCTGGCGCTCAAGGATGCCATCGCCAAGGGCTGGCTCGGCGAGGTCGTCGATTTCGACGCATGGCTGGCGCTGGCGACGCCGTGGCAATTGTGGGAGTTCCTGCTCAAGGCGCCCCGCGTCGAGATCGCCATGCACTCGATCCATTATCTCGATCTCGTCAGGCAATTGCTTGGCGACCCCAAGGGCGTGCACGCCAAGACACTCGGCCATCCCAACCACAAGGTGGCGCAGACGCGCACCAGCGCCATTCTCGACTATGGCGACACGGTGCGCTGCGCGCTGTCGATCAATCACGACCATAAGTTCGGTCGCCGTCACCAGGCCTGCGAATTCCGCATCTGCGGCACCGAAGGGGCGGCCTACCTCAAGCTTGGCCTCAATCTCGATTATCCCACTGGCGAGCCGGATATCCTGGAAATCCATCCAAAGGGTGGAACGGACTGGGTCACCGTGCCGCTTGCCGGTGAATGGTTCCCCGACGCCTTCGTCGGACGCATGGCCAATGTGCAGCGCTTTGCGGCCGGAGAAGACCACGAACTGGTCAGCTCGGTCGAGGACGCCTGGAATACCATGGCACTGGTGGAAGCCGCCTATAAATCGAGCGCGGCGCCGGCGACGCCGATCGCGGAAAGACCTTGA
- a CDS encoding ABC transporter substrate-binding protein, with protein MNRLLSGVSAGALVLAFGAGMALAGDLPGKFEGVTVDVKLIGGQQYEKLYERIPEWEKATGAKVNILTKKNGFDIDKELKSDIASGSTNWCVGWNHSSFAPQYTGLYTDLSKLLPKAEIDAFVPSTIKAATIDGKLEMLPRAQFDVSALYYQKSLYENADNKTKFKAKYGYDLVPPDTWKEVTDQAEFFANPPNFYGTQFAGKEEAINGRFYEMVVAEGGEYLDKDGKPVFNSEAGVRALDWFVNLYKAKAVPAGTTNYLWDDLGQGFASGTVAINLDWPGWAGFFNDPKSSKVAGNVGVKVAPKGSSGKRTGWSGFHGFSVTENCPNKEAAASLVWWLTNEDSQKLEAAAGPLPTRTAVWDWDLKQAENDPYKKEVLSAFQEEAKHAFAVPQTPEWIEISNAVYPELQAAILGDKTSKQALDEAAAKATQILQDAGKL; from the coding sequence ATGAACAGACTGCTTTCCGGCGTCTCCGCCGGCGCATTGGTGCTTGCATTTGGTGCAGGCATGGCCCTTGCCGGCGACCTGCCCGGCAAGTTCGAAGGCGTGACCGTCGACGTGAAGCTGATCGGCGGCCAGCAATATGAAAAGCTCTATGAGCGCATTCCCGAATGGGAGAAGGCGACCGGCGCCAAGGTCAACATCCTGACCAAGAAGAATGGCTTCGACATCGACAAGGAGCTCAAGTCCGATATCGCCTCGGGCAGCACCAACTGGTGTGTCGGCTGGAACCACTCGTCGTTCGCGCCGCAGTACACCGGCCTCTACACCGACCTCAGCAAATTGCTGCCCAAGGCGGAGATCGACGCCTTCGTGCCGTCGACGATCAAGGCCGCGACCATCGACGGCAAGCTGGAAATGCTGCCGCGCGCGCAGTTCGACGTCTCGGCGCTCTACTACCAGAAGAGCCTCTACGAAAACGCCGATAACAAGACCAAGTTCAAGGCGAAATACGGCTACGACCTGGTGCCGCCGGATACCTGGAAGGAGGTCACCGACCAGGCTGAGTTCTTCGCCAACCCGCCCAATTTCTACGGCACGCAGTTCGCCGGCAAGGAAGAGGCGATCAACGGCCGTTTCTACGAGATGGTCGTCGCCGAAGGGGGCGAATATCTCGACAAGGACGGCAAGCCTGTCTTCAACTCCGAGGCCGGTGTCCGGGCGCTCGACTGGTTCGTCAACCTCTACAAGGCCAAGGCCGTGCCGGCCGGCACCACCAACTACCTCTGGGACGATCTCGGCCAGGGCTTTGCCTCGGGCACCGTCGCCATCAACCTCGACTGGCCGGGCTGGGCCGGGTTCTTCAACGATCCGAAGTCGTCGAAGGTCGCCGGCAATGTCGGCGTGAAGGTCGCGCCGAAAGGGTCTTCCGGCAAGCGCACCGGCTGGTCGGGTTTCCATGGCTTCTCGGTGACCGAAAACTGCCCGAACAAGGAAGCCGCGGCTTCCCTGGTCTGGTGGCTGACCAATGAGGACAGCCAGAAGCTCGAGGCCGCCGCGGGTCCGCTTCCGACCCGCACCGCGGTTTGGGACTGGGACCTGAAGCAGGCTGAAAACGATCCCTACAAGAAGGAGGTTCTCTCCGCCTTCCAGGAAGAAGCCAAGCATGCCTTCGCCGTGCCGCAGACACCTGAATGGATCGAGATCTCGAATGCCGTCTATCCCGAGTTGCAGGCGGCGATCCTTGGCGACAAGACCTCCAAGCAGGCGCTGGACGAAGCGGCCGCCAAGGCGACCCAGATCCTGCAGGACGCCGGCAAGCTCTAG
- a CDS encoding extracellular solute-binding protein — translation MTWSHPRGYDPMVACSSLWQRKTGVAIEWDKRSLQDFESFPVEELARAYDLIVIDHPHVGQITAESCLAPLDVAGREAERTALASGSVGQSYPSYSWQGRQWAFPIDAASQVQGWRPDALDTPPARWSEVLDLARQGRVLLPLRPPHVLMVFYTLAGNLGHACATDPSGDLIDIETGSQIFEAMRAIAALVEPACFEMDPIAVSERMAEADSKIVCAPLIYGYVSYAISGFRAHRLAFADIPAVGSNGPIGSALGGTGIAVSAFSQAKEAAIDFAYWVASGDVQRGPYAAAGGQPGHAAGWEDQTVNAATGNFYRGTRATLEGAWVRPRHDGYMAFQQAASDRILSGMTSGHKAAQVVADLNRLFRESSLAQVSGAAGEGA, via the coding sequence ATGACCTGGAGCCATCCGCGCGGCTATGATCCGATGGTTGCCTGCTCGTCTCTCTGGCAGCGGAAAACCGGCGTCGCTATCGAGTGGGACAAGCGCTCGCTGCAGGACTTCGAATCCTTCCCGGTCGAGGAGCTGGCCCGCGCCTACGACCTGATCGTCATCGACCATCCGCATGTCGGCCAGATCACGGCGGAAAGCTGCCTGGCGCCACTGGATGTCGCCGGCCGCGAAGCGGAGCGCACCGCGCTCGCTTCGGGCAGCGTCGGCCAATCCTATCCGAGCTATAGCTGGCAAGGGCGGCAATGGGCCTTCCCGATCGATGCCGCCAGCCAGGTCCAGGGCTGGCGGCCGGATGCGCTCGATACGCCGCCGGCTCGCTGGAGCGAGGTGCTCGATCTCGCCCGGCAAGGCCGCGTGTTATTGCCGTTGAGGCCGCCGCATGTGCTGATGGTTTTCTACACGCTGGCCGGCAATCTCGGACACGCTTGCGCCACCGATCCTTCCGGTGATCTCATCGATATCGAAACCGGCAGCCAAATTTTCGAGGCCATGCGCGCGATCGCCGCGCTGGTCGAGCCGGCCTGTTTCGAGATGGACCCGATCGCGGTTTCCGAACGTATGGCGGAGGCGGATTCCAAAATCGTCTGCGCGCCGCTGATCTACGGCTATGTGTCCTATGCGATATCAGGGTTTCGCGCGCACCGGCTTGCCTTTGCAGACATCCCGGCCGTCGGCTCCAACGGCCCAATCGGCTCGGCGCTTGGTGGCACCGGCATAGCGGTGTCGGCCTTTTCCCAGGCAAAAGAAGCCGCGATCGATTTCGCTTACTGGGTCGCCAGCGGCGATGTCCAGCGCGGCCCGTATGCCGCCGCCGGCGGACAGCCGGGTCATGCCGCGGGCTGGGAGGATCAGACCGTCAACGCCGCGACCGGCAATTTCTATCGCGGTACACGCGCAACGCTCGAGGGCGCATGGGTGCGGCCGCGCCATGACGGCTACATGGCGTTCCAGCAAGCAGCGTCCGACCGCATCCTTTCCGGCATGACTTCCGGGCACAAAGCCGCCCAGGTCGTTGCCGATCTCAATCGCCTGTTCCGGGAGAGTTCCCTCGCACAGGTATCCGGCGCTGCCGGTGAAGGAGCCTGA
- a CDS encoding IclR family transcriptional regulator: MDDSEDERYRAPALDKGLDILELLAGVDGGLTQAEIAKRLDRSPNEFYRMLDRLVRRGYVTRLDGDRYSLTLKLFGLAQLHAPVRRLVSYATPLMRELAETSQQANQLVVFDRGSAVVIAQQEAPNYWGISIRVGSHISLFDTGSGHVLLAFRSQEERQMMISEHVRSTDKTAQSAEFFTRLDQIRDRGYEMMASMQTAGVFNLSAPVRSSDGKAIAALSIPYITVINTPAAPDITRTIELLLATCEKLSHLAGSTVGSSV, encoded by the coding sequence ATGGATGACAGCGAAGACGAGCGCTATCGCGCGCCGGCGCTCGACAAGGGGCTCGACATCTTGGAACTGTTGGCCGGCGTCGATGGCGGCCTGACGCAGGCGGAAATCGCCAAGAGACTCGACCGCAGTCCCAACGAATTCTACCGCATGCTGGACCGGCTGGTGCGGCGCGGCTACGTCACAAGGCTGGACGGCGACCGCTACTCGCTGACGCTCAAACTGTTCGGCCTGGCGCAATTGCATGCCCCTGTGCGGCGGCTGGTTTCCTACGCCACGCCGCTGATGCGCGAACTGGCCGAGACGTCGCAGCAGGCAAACCAACTCGTTGTTTTTGATCGTGGTTCCGCCGTCGTGATCGCCCAGCAAGAGGCGCCGAACTACTGGGGCATCTCGATCCGGGTCGGCTCCCACATCAGCCTGTTCGATACCGGTTCAGGCCATGTGCTGCTCGCCTTCCGCTCGCAGGAAGAGCGGCAGATGATGATCTCCGAGCACGTCCGCAGCACCGACAAGACGGCGCAATCGGCCGAGTTCTTCACCCGGCTCGACCAGATCCGCGACCGTGGCTACGAAATGATGGCGTCGATGCAGACCGCCGGCGTCTTCAACCTGTCGGCACCGGTGCGCAGTTCCGACGGCAAGGCGATCGCCGCCCTGTCGATCCCCTACATCACCGTCATCAACACGCCTGCCGCGCCTGACATTACACGGACCATCGAACTCCTGCTGGCAACATGCGAGAAGCTGTCGCATCTGGCAGGTTCGACCGTTGGCTCATCGGTATGA
- a CDS encoding mandelate racemase/muconate lactonizing enzyme family protein gives MARIEKIELRMVDLVPKVKRTDAIQSFVSQETPIVTITDCDGAVGTGYSYTIGTGGSSVMRLLSDHLAPRLIGRDPDMIEAIWHDLEFATHATTIGAITAIAIAAIDTALWDLRAKKQNLPLWKLAGGAKDRCPLYTTEGGWLHIETAALVDDALAAKAKGFRGSKVKIGKPHGSEDLARLSAVRKAVGDGYEIMTDANQGFSVDEAIRRAARLRELDLAWIEEPLPADDIDGHLRLSNSTPTPIAIGESLYSMRHFREYMQKGACSIVQVDVGRIGGITPWLKIAHTAEAFDIPVCPHFLMELHVSLTCAVQNGRYVEYIPQLDQLTGKHMRIEDGHALAPDEPGIGIDWDWDAVKAMSIAEFTTAITK, from the coding sequence ATGGCTAGAATCGAGAAAATCGAACTGCGGATGGTGGACCTTGTGCCCAAGGTCAAGCGCACCGACGCGATCCAGAGCTTCGTCAGCCAGGAAACGCCGATCGTCACGATCACCGATTGCGACGGCGCGGTCGGTACGGGCTACAGCTACACGATCGGCACCGGGGGTTCGTCGGTGATGCGGCTCTTGTCCGATCATCTGGCGCCGCGCCTGATCGGCCGTGATCCCGACATGATCGAGGCGATCTGGCACGATCTCGAATTCGCCACGCACGCCACCACGATCGGCGCGATCACGGCGATCGCCATCGCGGCGATCGATACGGCGCTTTGGGATCTCAGGGCGAAGAAACAGAACCTGCCGCTGTGGAAACTTGCCGGCGGCGCCAAGGACCGCTGCCCGCTCTACACCACCGAGGGCGGTTGGCTGCACATCGAGACGGCCGCCCTTGTCGATGACGCGCTGGCCGCCAAGGCCAAGGGCTTTCGCGGCTCGAAGGTGAAGATCGGCAAGCCGCACGGTTCGGAAGACCTGGCGCGCCTGTCGGCCGTGCGCAAGGCTGTCGGCGACGGCTACGAGATCATGACCGATGCCAACCAGGGTTTTTCCGTCGACGAGGCGATCCGGCGTGCGGCGAGGCTGCGCGAACTCGACCTTGCCTGGATCGAGGAGCCGCTGCCGGCCGACGACATCGACGGGCACCTGCGTTTGTCAAACTCGACGCCGACGCCGATTGCGATCGGCGAGTCGCTCTATTCGATGCGCCATTTCCGCGAATACATGCAGAAAGGCGCCTGCTCGATCGTCCAGGTCGATGTCGGCCGCATCGGCGGCATCACGCCCTGGCTCAAGATCGCCCACACGGCGGAGGCCTTCGACATTCCGGTCTGCCCGCATTTCCTGATGGAATTGCATGTCAGCCTGACCTGCGCTGTTCAGAACGGCCGGTATGTCGAGTACATTCCGCAGCTCGACCAGTTGACCGGCAAGCATATGCGCATCGAGGATGGGCACGCACTGGCGCCCGACGAGCCCGGCATCGGCATCGATTGGGACTGGGACGCGGTCAAGGCCATGAGCATCGCCGAATTCACCACGGCGATCACCAAATAG
- a CDS encoding amidohydrolase family protein, with the protein MIIDTHLHLIDRSALRYPWLAGVPALNRDFSYEDYATEARRVGVERVLHMEVDVDPADIEAETARVQGLSRQAGSMLAGVIASCRPEEAGFAAYLERQQANPFVKGFRRVLHVVPDDLSEGDLFRGNIKRLGGTGLTFDLVVLPHQIPKAVALADLAPDVQFVLDHCGVPDIKGNGKHPWREHMSEIARRPNVMAKISGVVAYADPGNWTVETLRPYVEHTIAAFGWDRVVWGSDWPVCTLGGGLSTWVAATHALLSGCSVAEREGLLSGNARRLWRLE; encoded by the coding sequence ATGATCATCGACACTCATCTGCATCTCATCGATCGCTCGGCCTTGCGCTATCCCTGGCTTGCCGGCGTGCCAGCGCTCAACCGCGATTTCTCCTATGAGGACTATGCCACGGAAGCGCGGCGCGTCGGCGTCGAGCGCGTGCTGCATATGGAGGTCGATGTCGATCCGGCCGATATCGAGGCAGAGACCGCCCGCGTCCAGGGCCTGTCGCGGCAGGCGGGCAGCATGCTGGCAGGCGTGATCGCATCGTGCCGGCCGGAAGAGGCTGGCTTTGCCGCCTATCTCGAGCGCCAGCAGGCAAATCCGTTCGTCAAGGGCTTCCGCCGCGTGCTCCACGTTGTGCCCGACGACCTCTCGGAAGGCGACCTGTTCCGTGGCAACATCAAGCGGCTTGGCGGCACCGGCCTGACCTTCGATCTCGTCGTGCTGCCGCACCAGATTCCCAAGGCGGTCGCGCTGGCCGACCTGGCGCCCGATGTCCAGTTCGTCCTCGACCATTGCGGCGTTCCCGACATCAAGGGCAATGGCAAGCACCCATGGCGCGAGCACATGAGCGAGATCGCGCGACGCCCGAATGTCATGGCCAAGATCTCCGGCGTCGTCGCCTATGCCGATCCTGGCAACTGGACGGTCGAGACGCTGCGGCCCTATGTCGAGCACACCATCGCAGCGTTCGGCTGGGACCGTGTCGTCTGGGGCAGCGACTGGCCGGTCTGCACGCTTGGTGGCGGGCTCTCGACCTGGGTTGCTGCTACCCATGCGCTGCTTTCCGGCTGCAGCGTCGCGGAGCGCGAGGGATTGTTGTCTGGTAATGCCCGCAGGCTGTGGCGGCTTGAATAA
- a CDS encoding carbohydrate ABC transporter permease encodes MDENSSARLKRRLLGIVYRIGLFLAMLIICLPGLWIVISSLRPTVEIMAKPPVWIPQEVSFDAYVSMFSGIGKGGIPVIEYFRNSLIISVTSTVIAVAIGMAGGYAFARYRFRGKSSVFLGLMLTRTVPGIALSLPLFFLYVRLGIIDTHFGLILAYVALNVPFTIWLIDGFFRQVPKDLAEAAQIDGCTRWQAFWQVEFPLAGPGIASAAIFAFLTCWNEFALASQLTRSVSAKTLPVGLLDYTAEFTIDWRGMCALAVVMIIPALTLTYIVQRHLVGGLTSGAVKG; translated from the coding sequence ATGGACGAGAATTCTTCCGCCCGCCTGAAGCGCCGGCTGCTCGGCATCGTCTATCGCATCGGCCTGTTCCTGGCGATGCTGATCATCTGCCTGCCGGGCCTGTGGATCGTCATCTCGTCGCTGCGGCCGACCGTAGAGATCATGGCCAAGCCGCCGGTGTGGATCCCGCAAGAGGTCTCGTTCGACGCCTATGTCTCGATGTTCTCAGGCATCGGCAAGGGCGGCATCCCAGTCATCGAATATTTCCGCAACTCGCTGATCATCTCGGTGACCTCGACGGTGATCGCGGTCGCCATCGGCATGGCCGGCGGCTATGCCTTCGCGCGCTATCGTTTTCGCGGAAAGTCCAGCGTCTTCCTCGGCCTGATGCTGACGCGCACGGTGCCCGGCATCGCGCTGTCGCTGCCGCTGTTCTTCCTCTATGTGCGGCTCGGCATCATCGACACGCATTTCGGGCTGATCCTTGCCTATGTCGCGCTCAACGTGCCGTTCACGATCTGGCTGATCGACGGCTTCTTCCGCCAGGTGCCGAAAGACCTGGCAGAGGCCGCCCAGATCGACGGCTGCACGCGCTGGCAGGCGTTCTGGCAGGTCGAGTTTCCACTCGCCGGTCCTGGCATCGCCTCGGCCGCCATCTTTGCGTTCCTGACCTGCTGGAACGAATTCGCGCTGGCTTCGCAGCTGACCCGCTCGGTCAGCGCCAAGACGCTGCCGGTCGGCCTGCTCGACTACACGGCCGAGTTCACCATCGACTGGCGCGGCATGTGCGCGCTCGCGGTGGTGATGATCATCCCGGCGCTCACCCTCACCTACATCGTCCAGAGACACCTTGTCGGCGGCCTGACCTCCGGCGCGGTGAAAGGCTGA
- a CDS encoding carbohydrate ABC transporter permease, with the protein MKGFKPSAPFLLLLPAFIVLAAVVVVPLLLSLYSSFTPFRLTKPETFYVFIGVRNYLSILANTEFWWAFGRTVLLLTIALNLEMLLGLGLAMLVEKATRGQRILRTLMMFPMMFSPILVGFQFKFMFNDNIGLVNNALQSLGITQDAIPWLIEGHLAFIAISIAEIWSSTAIFAILILAGLLAMPKEPIEAARVDGCTPWQTFRYVTWPFVMPFAYIAMTIRSLDVARAYDIVKIMTDGGPAGRTELLWTLVARTAYSDGRMGMANAMAYFSILLSIAFTVYFFNKLAAARTQIGAEW; encoded by the coding sequence ATGAAGGGCTTCAAGCCATCGGCGCCGTTCCTGCTGCTGCTCCCGGCCTTCATCGTGCTGGCGGCGGTCGTCGTCGTGCCGCTGCTCTTGTCGCTCTATTCCAGCTTCACACCCTTCCGCCTGACCAAGCCCGAGACATTCTATGTCTTCATCGGCGTCCGGAATTATCTCTCGATCCTGGCCAACACCGAGTTCTGGTGGGCCTTCGGCCGTACGGTGCTGCTGCTGACCATCGCGCTCAATCTCGAAATGCTGCTTGGCCTCGGCCTTGCCATGCTGGTCGAGAAGGCGACACGCGGCCAGCGCATCCTGCGCACGCTGATGATGTTTCCGATGATGTTCTCGCCGATCCTCGTCGGCTTCCAGTTCAAGTTCATGTTCAACGACAATATCGGGCTGGTGAACAACGCCCTGCAGTCGCTTGGCATCACACAGGACGCCATACCGTGGCTGATCGAGGGCCATCTCGCTTTCATCGCCATCTCGATCGCCGAGATCTGGTCGTCGACCGCCATCTTCGCAATCCTGATCCTGGCCGGCCTGCTCGCCATGCCCAAGGAGCCGATCGAGGCGGCGCGCGTCGACGGCTGCACGCCATGGCAGACATTCCGTTATGTGACCTGGCCGTTCGTCATGCCCTTTGCCTATATCGCCATGACCATCCGCTCGCTCGACGTTGCGCGCGCCTATGACATCGTCAAGATCATGACGGATGGCGGACCGGCGGGCCGCACCGAGCTGCTGTGGACGCTGGTTGCGCGCACCGCCTACAGCGATGGACGCATGGGCATGGCCAACGCCATGGCCTATTTCTCGATCCTGCTGTCGATCGCCTTCACCGTCTATTTCTTCAACAAGCTCGCCGCGGCGCGCACGCAGATCGGTGCGGAGTGGTGA
- a CDS encoding MaoC/PaaZ C-terminal domain-containing protein, translated as MMEQIQYFEDYEIGSSRLTSGRTITETDFIVHAGHTGDFFPHHMDAEYMKTTPFGQRIAHGTLVFSVGIGLTASIVNPVAFSYGYDRLRFIKPVFIGDTIRTRTTITSREDDPKRPGSGRVIERCEVVNQRGEVVLAADHIYIVERKPAQG; from the coding sequence TTGATGGAACAGATCCAGTATTTCGAGGATTACGAGATCGGCTCGTCGCGCCTGACCAGCGGCCGCACCATCACCGAAACGGATTTCATCGTCCATGCCGGCCACACCGGCGATTTCTTCCCCCACCACATGGACGCCGAATATATGAAGACGACGCCGTTCGGCCAGCGCATCGCGCATGGCACGCTGGTGTTCTCGGTCGGCATCGGCTTGACGGCAAGCATCGTCAACCCGGTCGCCTTCTCCTATGGCTATGACCGGCTGCGCTTCATCAAGCCGGTGTTCATCGGCGACACGATCCGCACGCGCACCACCATCACGTCCAGGGAAGACGATCCCAAGCGACCGGGTTCCGGACGCGTGATCGAACGCTGCGAGGTGGTCAACCAGCGTGGCGAAGTGGTGCTGGCGGCCGACCACATCTACATCGTCGAACGCAAGCCGGCGCAGGGCTGA
- a CDS encoding ABC transporter ATP-binding protein produces the protein MATVSLKKLTKRYGNTGIVHGIDLDITDREFIALVGPSGCGKSTTLRMIAGLEEISGGSIEIGGRVVNDLPPRSRNISMVFQSYALYPHMTVRENLGFSLKIAGAAKEEMDRRVAEASAILGLDTLLDRRPSQLSGGQRQRVAMGRAIVRDPDVFLFDEPLSNLDAKLRTQMRTEIKKLHAKVQSTVIYVTHDQVEAMTLADRIVIMRDGHIEQVGTPDEVFRRPATRFVAGFIGSPPMNLHEATIDDGQMIFASGERLPLPGQFKANVTTGDKIVFGLRPDDIYPTGHGISSGGAADVHEIELPVTVTEPLGNETLVFVEFNGTDWVSRMLNPRPLRSGERVAMSLDLSQAHLFAIETGKTLRS, from the coding sequence ATGGCAACGGTTTCTCTCAAAAAGCTGACCAAGCGTTACGGCAATACCGGGATCGTGCACGGCATCGATCTCGATATCACCGACCGCGAATTCATCGCGCTGGTCGGTCCGTCCGGCTGCGGCAAGTCGACGACGCTGCGCATGATCGCCGGGCTGGAGGAGATCAGCGGCGGCTCGATCGAGATCGGCGGGCGCGTCGTCAACGACCTGCCGCCGCGCTCGCGTAACATCTCGATGGTATTCCAGTCCTACGCGCTCTATCCGCACATGACGGTGCGCGAGAATCTCGGCTTCTCCCTGAAGATCGCCGGTGCTGCCAAGGAAGAGATGGACCGCCGCGTCGCCGAGGCCTCGGCCATTCTCGGCCTCGACACGCTGCTCGACCGCCGCCCGTCGCAACTGTCCGGCGGCCAGCGCCAGCGTGTCGCCATGGGCCGCGCCATCGTGCGCGACCCCGACGTCTTCCTGTTCGATGAGCCGCTGTCCAATCTCGACGCCAAGCTCAGGACGCAGATGCGCACCGAGATCAAGAAGCTGCACGCCAAGGTACAGTCGACGGTGATCTACGTCACCCACGATCAGGTCGAGGCGATGACGCTGGCCGACCGCATCGTCATCATGCGCGACGGCCATATCGAGCAGGTCGGCACGCCCGACGAGGTGTTCCGGCGACCGGCGACACGCTTCGTCGCCGGCTTCATCGGCTCGCCGCCGATGAACCTGCATGAGGCGACGATCGATGACGGCCAGATGATCTTCGCCAGCGGCGAGAGACTGCCTTTGCCCGGCCAGTTCAAGGCCAATGTCACGACCGGCGACAAGATAGTGTTCGGGCTGCGGCCCGACGACATCTATCCGACCGGCCACGGCATCAGTTCCGGCGGAGCGGCTGACGTCCATGAGATCGAGCTGCCGGTTACCGTCACCGAACCGCTCGGCAACGAGACGCTGGTGTTCGTCGAATTCAACGGCACGGACTGGGTGTCGCGCATGCTGAACCCGAGGCCGCTCCGGTCGGGTGAGCGGGTGGCGATGAGCCTCGACCTGTCGCAGGCGCATCTGTTTGCCATTGAGACCGGAAAGACATTGCGGAGCTGA
- a CDS encoding L-rhamnose mutarotase has protein sequence MQRMGMVLGLKPEKVEEYVRLHAAVWPDVLTMISACNIKNYSIYLKRPENLLFSYFEYHGTDYAADMAKMAADPKTQEWWAVCMPCQEPLATRKEGEWWASMDEVFHHD, from the coding sequence ATGCAGCGGATGGGGATGGTGCTGGGGTTGAAACCGGAAAAGGTGGAGGAGTATGTCCGCCTCCACGCCGCCGTCTGGCCCGACGTGCTGACCATGATCTCGGCCTGCAACATCAAGAATTACTCGATCTACCTGAAGCGGCCCGAGAACCTCCTGTTTTCCTATTTCGAATATCACGGCACCGACTACGCGGCCGACATGGCCAAGATGGCAGCGGACCCGAAGACGCAGGAATGGTGGGCGGTCTGCATGCCGTGCCAGGAACCGCTGGCGACCCGCAAGGAGGGCGAATGGTGGGCTTCGATGGACGAGGTCTTCCATCATGACTGA